AGAATGGAAGAAGACATTTGATATTAATGTACAAGGTGTGTTTCTCGCTTCCAAATCCGTGCTTCCGTTTATGAGAGAACAAAAATCGGGTACGATATTGACGGTCGCTTCTGATGTGTCGAGATATACGATTCCTGAGAATGGTTCTCTATACACAGCTACCAAATACGCAGTACAAGGTTTCATGGGATCACTGGCGCAGGAAGTGCGCAGCGATGGCATACGTGCGGGTACCATTAATCCTGGTAAGGTGGACACGTACTTTGCAAACACCAAGCAAGGAGAACCAAGAAAGTCAGATTGGCTTAAAGTAAAAGATATAGCTCAAGCAATTATTTATATGCTTGAAGCACCTAAGCATATGGTAATCGATGAGATGCATCTTCATTCGATCCATCAGGATTATCCAAGAATGTAAAAGAAGCAGAACTCGTTCTGCTTCTTTTTTACATTAATAACCACCTCAGGTCATCCATTTAATGGATGACCTGAGGTGGTGTTTTTTTACATTTTATATTCTGTATTTTGATTTAACTGAACGCCGGATAGGCAAGGGTAGTTTGTGCATGGTCAATATAATTTAACAAAGCTTCATGGGACTCAAGCATCTGGCTTTCATGTCCTGGGTAGTAACTGGCATGCAGAAACGTCTCAATTTTTTTGGATAAAAACTGGTCTCGCGTGCGTACCATAAGGACAAGTAAATCATCCCACTGACCCCAGATCATAAAATGCAGTGCTTTGTCATAATCCTGATAATTCACTGGG
The Halobacillus halophilus DSM 2266 DNA segment above includes these coding regions:
- a CDS encoding SDR family oxidoreductase; protein product: MLRDQVAIVTGASRGIGRELAFQLAAKEVKLSILGSSEDIHKTREDLKAYGYADVLSFTADVSNENDVDHVVRATRNAYGKIDILINNAGIGESKPVESVTVEEWKKTFDINVQGVFLASKSVLPFMREQKSGTILTVASDVSRYTIPENGSLYTATKYAVQGFMGSLAQEVRSDGIRAGTINPGKVDTYFANTKQGEPRKSDWLKVKDIAQAIIYMLEAPKHMVIDEMHLHSIHQDYPRM
- a CDS encoding YhdB family protein, yielding MNYQDYDKALHFMIWGQWDDLLVLMVRTRDQFLSKKIETFLHASYYPGHESQMLESHEALLNYIDHAQTTLAYPAFS